The proteins below come from a single Salinivibrio kushneri genomic window:
- the drmA gene encoding DISARM system helicase DrmA gives MNRFEMVNKNVNSAYVVYRADVQDSICHQEYCLKLNGKKEVFSGLIAGCWLLIVDSSNVLLGVGRVYRQRSDLNSTTLFFDKYLKSDSPVIVPFIRSGQISRIEWTVFAEEIPKLFGKTLAEVPLIQDDVYVRELLQYAVMDDLLGPANGPHEQILDMSVRDRYLVGRLAPLDAAEKGGDFGIDGSGDEDEEPENLIVKATSTKSDSPFSSVKPEPDSSEEVDAARNQSLIPSSMGFTFCVSGEEKGIELQASWGRYERFYEHDMYKTYTDPETGEESQGTKVKVWQRIPCGGSINLPLETGSIKPVAIDKENPAVVIQGTVRKPNENGDRLVSVFLVNTQEEPESNRDTAWVFQPEISASAVSESSNKDVFRKRPVLKPDGEDLERESLEMVYRNQVEFASGHGIAVHADVSSKDVERASKVKTVVMPQYEVPVTEVPGLRDGDRPALKAMVSEGYLNMLKLAEMTREELVVALTQMTDDYTAWIDEQKHRIGDDVVNHDDAAFRAIASCFEINQRLKEGISVLANAENDNALEAFRFANRAMAKQRVQSIYAHKRRTDKTIKVDDLYKDPKNYSWRSFQLAFLLLSIPALAQPDHQDRTESAESFADLLWFPTGGGKTEAYLGVAAFTMSIRRFQGNLGGYDASRGLAVIMRYTLRLLTLQQFQRATTLICAMEVIRQESVKNGDMRLGETPFTIGLWVGNKVAPGSTDDSAKAIKDIRDPDKYNAGGSSPAQLTSCPWCGEEIDSGKHIEVNKDKLQTAIYCGDKKARCEFSKGKSAKSAHPGIPALVVDEEIYHRPPSMMIATVDKFAMMAWRGEIKNLFGKASLECERHGLIWFDSNSCNGNHPKSKAGPTVKVKAISEIRPPDLIIQDEFHLISGPLGTMVGLYETAIDELCSWTLGGKSIRPKVIASTATVRKAKQQVSGVFNRQVAVFPPHGLDIEDNFFSVQRPIKDHYGRRYIGVCSPGSARPAVLIRVYTAFLTASQALFERFGEVADPYMTSVGYFNSLRELGGMKRLAEDDVQTRSYRVQMSLVDRPGLQQRSVNNIRELTSRVSSQDIPKYLDQLEVKFKADFDPVEGKYVTRWDEGESRAIDVVLATNMLSVGVDVNRLGVMAVNGQPKSTAEYIQATSRVGRSFPGLVCTVLTWSRPRDLSHYETFEHYHSTFYKHVEAQSVTPFSPRAMDRGLTGSMLSLMRLSDDELNPNDGATKLKSPSSSIVQTTISSITDRVHLVEENSESRKLASAAIKQRVDEWVKETQVPGRTVAYEKKGENVDSKIALINKPGIGEWGRFTVPMSMREVEPGVKLQMNTQKLPDGPSWKPPVKKKSATEGDS, from the coding sequence ATGAATAGATTTGAAATGGTAAATAAAAATGTTAATAGTGCTTATGTAGTATATAGGGCGGATGTGCAGGACTCAATTTGTCACCAAGAATACTGTCTTAAACTCAATGGAAAGAAAGAAGTGTTCTCAGGTTTAATTGCTGGGTGTTGGTTACTAATTGTAGATAGCTCTAATGTACTACTGGGAGTTGGTCGAGTTTATCGTCAGCGTAGTGACTTGAATTCAACAACGCTATTCTTTGATAAATATCTAAAATCTGACTCACCTGTAATAGTTCCGTTTATACGTTCAGGCCAAATATCTCGTATTGAATGGACAGTATTTGCTGAAGAGATCCCTAAACTCTTCGGCAAAACGCTAGCGGAAGTTCCACTTATTCAAGATGATGTTTACGTTCGGGAATTGCTTCAATATGCAGTGATGGATGATTTGTTAGGTCCTGCAAATGGACCTCATGAGCAAATCCTTGATATGAGCGTGCGTGACCGCTATTTAGTTGGTCGTTTGGCGCCATTAGATGCTGCTGAAAAAGGTGGTGATTTTGGTATTGATGGTTCTGGAGATGAGGATGAAGAACCAGAGAATTTAATCGTCAAAGCTACATCGACTAAATCAGATTCACCGTTCAGCAGCGTTAAGCCTGAACCAGACTCTAGCGAAGAGGTTGATGCCGCGAGGAACCAATCATTAATTCCTTCAAGTATGGGCTTCACATTCTGCGTGTCTGGTGAGGAGAAAGGTATTGAGCTGCAAGCTTCTTGGGGGCGTTATGAACGTTTCTATGAGCATGACATGTACAAGACTTATACCGATCCAGAAACAGGTGAAGAATCGCAAGGTACTAAAGTTAAAGTTTGGCAACGTATACCTTGTGGAGGTTCCATAAACTTACCGTTAGAAACAGGGTCGATCAAGCCTGTTGCTATCGACAAAGAAAACCCTGCGGTCGTTATTCAGGGAACGGTGAGAAAGCCTAATGAAAATGGCGATCGACTTGTTTCAGTGTTCTTGGTCAATACACAAGAAGAGCCAGAGTCAAACAGAGATACTGCTTGGGTTTTTCAACCTGAGATTTCAGCTTCAGCGGTTAGTGAGTCTTCAAACAAAGACGTTTTCCGCAAGCGCCCGGTACTAAAGCCTGATGGTGAGGACTTGGAGCGTGAATCATTGGAAATGGTTTATCGTAACCAAGTGGAATTTGCCTCTGGTCACGGTATAGCCGTTCATGCAGATGTGTCATCAAAGGACGTAGAGAGGGCGTCGAAAGTCAAAACCGTTGTCATGCCACAATATGAAGTGCCAGTAACGGAAGTTCCAGGCCTCCGTGATGGGGACAGGCCTGCGCTAAAGGCAATGGTGTCCGAAGGCTATTTGAATATGCTGAAGTTAGCTGAAATGACAAGAGAAGAGCTTGTTGTTGCGTTAACTCAAATGACGGATGACTATACTGCATGGATAGATGAACAGAAACACCGAATAGGTGATGATGTTGTTAATCATGACGACGCTGCATTTCGAGCCATAGCTAGTTGTTTTGAGATCAATCAACGTCTTAAAGAAGGCATCAGCGTGTTAGCTAATGCCGAAAATGATAACGCATTAGAAGCATTTCGTTTTGCAAATCGTGCCATGGCTAAGCAACGTGTACAGAGCATTTATGCTCATAAACGTAGAACAGACAAAACCATAAAAGTTGATGATCTTTATAAAGATCCAAAAAATTACTCTTGGCGTTCATTCCAGCTAGCATTTCTTCTTTTGTCTATTCCTGCTCTAGCGCAGCCAGATCACCAAGATAGAACGGAGTCGGCTGAGTCTTTCGCCGACTTGTTATGGTTCCCAACTGGTGGTGGTAAAACAGAAGCTTACCTTGGTGTGGCTGCATTCACTATGTCGATTCGTCGTTTTCAGGGCAACTTGGGAGGGTATGATGCCAGCCGAGGTCTAGCGGTAATAATGCGTTATACTCTAAGACTGCTCACGCTCCAGCAGTTTCAACGTGCGACTACATTGATTTGTGCAATGGAAGTCATTCGTCAAGAGTCTGTGAAAAATGGTGATATGCGTCTTGGCGAAACACCATTTACTATCGGCTTATGGGTTGGCAATAAGGTGGCGCCCGGTAGCACTGATGATAGCGCAAAAGCGATAAAAGATATTCGAGACCCTGATAAATATAATGCAGGAGGTTCATCACCAGCGCAGTTAACGAGTTGTCCTTGGTGTGGTGAAGAGATAGACTCTGGTAAGCATATTGAGGTTAACAAGGATAAGTTACAAACAGCAATCTACTGTGGTGATAAAAAAGCACGCTGTGAATTTTCTAAAGGTAAGTCAGCCAAATCAGCACATCCGGGTATTCCAGCTCTAGTCGTTGATGAAGAGATATACCACCGTCCACCTTCAATGATGATTGCCACGGTAGATAAGTTTGCGATGATGGCGTGGCGAGGTGAAATAAAAAACTTGTTTGGTAAAGCAAGCCTTGAGTGTGAACGTCATGGTTTGATCTGGTTTGATTCGAATTCGTGTAATGGTAACCATCCAAAATCTAAAGCAGGCCCAACAGTAAAAGTTAAAGCTATTTCTGAAATCCGCCCGCCGGATCTAATCATTCAAGATGAGTTCCACCTAATTAGTGGTCCACTAGGGACGATGGTGGGCTTATATGAAACGGCAATCGATGAGTTGTGTTCATGGACACTTGGCGGTAAGTCTATTCGACCAAAAGTTATTGCTTCAACAGCAACGGTGAGGAAAGCAAAACAACAAGTTAGTGGAGTTTTTAATCGTCAAGTTGCGGTGTTTCCACCGCATGGCTTAGATATTGAAGACAACTTCTTTTCTGTCCAGCGACCAATCAAAGATCACTATGGTCGCCGTTATATCGGAGTGTGTTCCCCAGGTAGCGCAAGACCTGCAGTATTGATACGAGTATACACAGCATTTTTGACAGCATCTCAAGCATTGTTTGAACGCTTTGGCGAAGTAGCTGATCCGTACATGACAAGTGTTGGCTACTTTAACTCATTGCGTGAGTTAGGTGGTATGAAACGACTGGCGGAGGATGATGTTCAAACCCGTTCATACCGAGTGCAGATGAGTTTGGTTGACCGACCTGGATTGCAGCAGAGAAGTGTCAACAATATACGAGAGTTGACTTCTCGTGTATCAAGCCAAGACATCCCTAAATATCTTGATCAGCTAGAGGTTAAATTTAAGGCAGATTTCGATCCTGTAGAAGGTAAGTATGTTACTAGGTGGGATGAGGGAGAAAGTCGCGCTATTGATGTAGTACTAGCAACCAACATGTTATCAGTTGGGGTTGACGTTAACAGACTTGGAGTGATGGCAGTCAATGGTCAGCCAAAGAGTACTGCCGAATATATCCAGGCTACAAGTCGCGTTGGGCGTAGTTTCCCGGGGCTGGTTTGTACCGTATTGACATGGTCAAGGCCGAGAGATTTATCCCACTATGAAACTTTTGAGCACTATCATTCGACATTCTACAAACATGTTGAAGCTCAATCAGTGACTCCGTTTTCACCTCGAGCGATGGATAGAGGCCTAACTGGCTCAATGCTGAGTTTAATGCGTTTAAGCGATGATGAGTTGAACCCTAATGATGGGGCAACAAAACTAAAATCGCCAAGCTCAAGTATTGTTCAAACAACGATTAGCTCAATTACGGACAGGGTGCACTTGGTTGAAGAGAACTCCGAGTCAAGGAAATTAGCAAGCGCTGCTATTAAACAGAGAGTTGATGAGTGGGTAAAAGAAACACAGGTTCCTGGTCGAACAGTAGCCTATGAGAAAAAAGGTGAAAACGTCGACTCGAAGATCGCTTTGATTAATAAACCAGGTATAGGTGAGTGGGGGCGATTTACTGTTCCTATGTCTATGCGTGAAGTTGAGCCTGGAGTTAAATTACAAATGAATACTCAAAAGCTCCCGGATGGTCCTTCTTGGAAGCCTCCAGTGAAGAAGAAAAGTGCAACAGAAGGTGATTCATAA
- the drmB gene encoding DUF1998 domain-containing protein, which translates to MSGGKKTISNITPVGDVRPSQLLWTYGPGALIDMPSLSVVTQGIDRWDKDRCPPVTEARLLAAVKKVLGQQVESMRMPPFAIKESSDPFSAEARVGVPVRPFPRWLRCVKCGMLSEYDADLFEVKESRFRPENTRFVHKMCQGSKGDKPAKDADAVPARFLLACRKGHLDDFPWRYYVHGGHSTCTGGLRFFESGASLQTENLWVKCDECDAKRNLAQAFGKAGKDNLPACRGRHPHLDKFDSSCDEDAKGVLLGATNSWFPITLSALAIPLTRDPIIQLVKDGWDNFSDVESVFEVKAILKVLVKNAILPGIGQYSAEEIWSVIEAINNDEVGCTVTQEDIKVPEWDVFIEPSPPTDWPHFLSEATSVPTKYKKQISNVLLLKRLREVNALIGFTRVEAPEESNNPDEQPPMASLCNDEPTWVPASQVHGEGIFIRFDEDELNQWEKIPAVQAINEMLFNGHKGWRRARGVSPDSGYPGVRYVLLHTIAHMLIRELALECGYNAASIRERIYGDTSGENNQAGILIYTAVADSDGTLGGLVELGKAENLERLLHQALNRARVCSSDPLCSEHNPEKDRTLHAAACHACTFTAETSCEKNNRYLDRALVVPTLDNDGAAFFGAVC; encoded by the coding sequence ATGAGCGGTGGTAAAAAGACGATTTCAAACATTACTCCTGTTGGTGATGTAAGGCCGAGTCAGCTTCTTTGGACCTATGGACCAGGAGCGTTAATAGATATGCCAAGCCTATCGGTTGTTACTCAGGGAATCGACCGTTGGGATAAAGACAGGTGCCCTCCTGTCACTGAAGCAAGGTTATTGGCAGCTGTAAAAAAAGTGCTCGGGCAGCAAGTTGAAAGCATGAGAATGCCTCCTTTTGCGATTAAAGAGTCTAGTGATCCATTTTCGGCGGAAGCACGAGTTGGAGTTCCAGTTAGACCCTTTCCTAGATGGTTGCGCTGCGTGAAGTGTGGGATGTTGTCTGAATATGATGCTGATCTATTTGAAGTCAAAGAAAGTAGGTTTAGACCGGAAAATACCCGATTTGTCCACAAGATGTGTCAGGGCTCTAAAGGTGACAAGCCAGCAAAAGATGCAGATGCAGTACCTGCTCGATTTCTTCTGGCATGTAGAAAAGGCCATTTAGATGACTTTCCATGGCGCTACTATGTGCACGGTGGGCATTCTACTTGTACTGGAGGTTTGCGTTTCTTCGAAAGCGGTGCTTCGTTGCAGACAGAAAACCTGTGGGTTAAGTGCGATGAATGTGACGCTAAACGGAATTTAGCGCAGGCTTTTGGAAAAGCAGGTAAGGACAATCTCCCTGCTTGTAGGGGACGACACCCTCATTTAGACAAATTTGATTCTAGTTGTGATGAAGATGCTAAAGGCGTACTGCTCGGGGCAACGAATAGCTGGTTCCCAATAACTTTATCTGCCCTAGCTATCCCACTAACTCGTGATCCTATTATTCAGCTGGTTAAGGATGGCTGGGATAACTTTTCAGATGTTGAGTCTGTTTTTGAAGTCAAAGCGATTCTTAAAGTATTAGTGAAAAATGCAATATTACCTGGAATCGGCCAATATTCTGCTGAGGAGATTTGGTCAGTTATAGAAGCTATCAATAATGATGAAGTGGGTTGTACGGTAACTCAGGAAGATATTAAAGTTCCCGAGTGGGATGTATTCATTGAGCCTAGCCCTCCAACTGACTGGCCGCATTTTCTGAGTGAAGCGACAAGTGTACCGACGAAATACAAAAAGCAAATATCTAATGTTTTATTACTGAAACGATTGAGGGAAGTTAACGCTTTAATTGGTTTTACTCGAGTAGAAGCTCCAGAGGAAAGTAATAATCCTGATGAGCAGCCACCAATGGCTTCGTTATGTAATGATGAGCCGACTTGGGTACCTGCTAGCCAAGTACATGGTGAAGGTATTTTTATTCGCTTCGATGAGGACGAATTGAATCAATGGGAGAAGATTCCAGCTGTTCAGGCCATCAATGAAATGTTATTTAATGGGCATAAAGGTTGGAGGCGAGCGAGGGGGGTATCTCCAGATAGCGGGTACCCCGGGGTTCGTTACGTCCTGTTACATACAATTGCTCATATGCTAATTAGAGAGCTCGCTCTTGAGTGTGGTTACAACGCGGCGAGTATTCGTGAAAGAATTTATGGCGATACAAGTGGTGAAAATAACCAAGCTGGTATCTTAATTTATACTGCTGTAGCTGACTCTGATGGTACCCTTGGAGGGCTAGTAGAGTTAGGTAAAGCTGAAAATCTGGAAAGGCTACTCCATCAAGCATTAAATCGCGCGAGAGTTTGTTCATCGGATCCACTTTGCTCAGAGCATAATCCAGAAAAAGACCGAACTTTACATGCTGCGGCTTGCCACGCTTGTACTTTTACTGCAGAAACTTCATGTGAAAAAAACAACCGTTATCTAGACAGAGCATTGGTAGTACCAACGCTTGATAATGATGGAGCAGCATTTTTTGGGGCTGTTTGTTAA
- the drmC gene encoding DISARM system phospholipase D-like protein DrmC yields the protein MDDLLRCIYDVVKDQHFDKIKSLSKKIKVTKSMDSSVLKGFFNAEASNEALDSLLNAWKNSTFTSEELAALILGASYASSRQREHESTELVWTGPDSNLFPVRRSEQVLLDIINSAKETLFIVSFVLVNIPNVEQALKQVVARGVQVRMLLESEDKESSSAFSKTLERLYTNIPNIQFYIWPRENREKYQSGFARVHAKCAVADRQRAFITSANLTEAALDRNIEMGINIEGGSIPADICRQFKSMVDSKELIPFTMAKQTKVNLT from the coding sequence ATGGATGACTTACTTCGGTGTATCTATGATGTTGTCAAAGATCAGCACTTTGATAAAATAAAGTCTCTTTCAAAGAAGATTAAAGTGACTAAATCAATGGATTCTTCTGTATTAAAGGGCTTTTTTAATGCGGAAGCGTCCAATGAGGCACTTGATTCACTTTTAAACGCTTGGAAGAACAGCACCTTTACAAGTGAAGAGTTAGCGGCGCTGATACTCGGCGCCTCTTATGCGTCATCAAGACAAAGAGAGCATGAGTCGACAGAGCTTGTATGGACAGGCCCTGACTCAAACTTATTTCCGGTTCGAAGGTCCGAACAAGTTCTATTAGACATTATCAATTCTGCTAAAGAGACGTTATTTATTGTTTCGTTTGTATTGGTGAACATCCCCAATGTTGAGCAAGCACTTAAGCAGGTAGTTGCTAGGGGTGTACAAGTAAGAATGCTTTTGGAGTCTGAGGATAAGGAGTCATCAAGCGCTTTTTCAAAGACACTTGAGAGGCTCTATACAAACATCCCAAACATTCAGTTTTATATTTGGCCACGTGAGAACAGAGAAAAGTATCAAAGTGGATTTGCTCGAGTACACGCAAAGTGCGCTGTTGCTGATAGGCAAAGGGCATTTATAACTAGTGCCAACTTGACCGAAGCTGCACTTGATAGAAATATAGAAATGGGCATCAATATTGAAGGAGGAAGTATTCCGGCTGATATCTGTCGCCAATTCAAATCAATGGTTGACTCAAAAGAGCTTATTCCATTCACAATGGCAAAACAGACCAAGGTTAATTTGACGTAA
- the ubiT gene encoding ubiquinone anaerobic biosynthesis accessory factor UbiT — protein sequence MLVNPITQQPLALPLPQPALITPGLKAITQLPHGLQAQVLTKVMNTAFAVPLAEDEFDFLAGRTIRIGLRDLNANWFVSLNEDNQLLVRLSGEEDASIEGDWLAFLKMATHYCDPDTLFFQRQLSISGDTELGLHVKNLLDSLEIDTLPKPLARSLTLSHHYLTKLAL from the coding sequence ATGCTCGTTAACCCAATCACCCAACAACCCCTTGCCCTGCCACTGCCTCAGCCAGCTCTGATTACACCAGGGCTAAAAGCCATCACTCAGTTACCACATGGGCTGCAAGCTCAGGTGCTGACCAAAGTCATGAATACCGCTTTTGCGGTGCCGCTGGCAGAGGACGAGTTCGACTTTCTTGCTGGCCGTACCATTCGCATTGGATTGCGCGATCTCAACGCGAATTGGTTCGTGTCGCTGAACGAAGACAACCAATTATTGGTCCGCTTGTCTGGGGAAGAAGACGCCAGTATCGAGGGAGATTGGTTAGCGTTTTTAAAAATGGCGACTCACTATTGCGATCCAGATACGCTGTTTTTCCAGCGTCAACTCAGCATCAGTGGTGATACCGAACTTGGGCTGCATGTGAAAAACCTGCTCGATAGCCTCGAAATCGACACCCTGCCCAAGCCGCTGGCACGCTCACTGACGTTAAGCCATCACTACCTCACTAAACTCGCGTTGTAG
- the ubiU gene encoding ubiquinone anaerobic biosynthesis protein UbiU, whose translation MELLCPAGNIPAVKKAIEHGADAVYVGLKDDTNARHFAGLNFTDSKLQRASQYVHDHGKYLHVAINTFAHPDGWRRWQYAIDSAAGNGADALILADMACLDYAANTYPDLDIHLSVQASATNAGAIRFYQQQYGVKRVVLPRVLSIHQVKQLARDTDVDLEVFAFGSLCIMAEGRCYLSSYLTGQSPNTVGACSPAAFVRWQDTEQGLESRLNGVLIDRYQADEKAGYPTLCKGRFCVDGNRYHALEEPTSLNTLSVLPELYRAGIKSVKIEGRQRSPAYVEQVARVWRQAIDRCVANPDAFDIAPDWAYSLDSLSEGVQTSLGAYHRKWQ comes from the coding sequence ATGGAGCTCCTTTGTCCGGCGGGCAATATTCCGGCGGTTAAAAAAGCGATCGAACATGGCGCCGATGCGGTGTATGTCGGCTTAAAAGACGATACCAATGCGCGTCATTTTGCGGGGCTGAACTTCACCGATAGCAAATTGCAGCGTGCCAGTCAGTATGTACATGACCACGGCAAATACTTGCACGTTGCCATTAATACCTTTGCCCATCCTGATGGTTGGCGCCGTTGGCAATATGCGATTGATAGCGCCGCCGGAAATGGCGCAGATGCGCTGATCCTCGCTGACATGGCCTGTTTAGACTATGCTGCCAACACCTATCCCGATTTGGATATACACCTTTCTGTTCAAGCATCCGCCACTAACGCTGGGGCGATCCGTTTCTATCAGCAGCAATATGGCGTTAAGCGAGTGGTATTGCCGCGGGTGCTGTCTATTCATCAGGTTAAACAACTGGCACGCGATACCGATGTCGATTTAGAGGTATTCGCCTTCGGCAGTCTGTGCATTATGGCTGAAGGGCGCTGCTATTTATCGTCTTATCTTACTGGCCAATCGCCCAATACCGTGGGCGCTTGCTCACCGGCGGCATTCGTGCGCTGGCAAGATACTGAGCAAGGGCTGGAGTCGCGCTTAAACGGTGTCTTGATTGATCGGTACCAAGCCGATGAAAAAGCGGGATATCCCACCCTGTGCAAAGGTCGTTTCTGTGTCGATGGCAACCGCTATCACGCACTGGAAGAGCCCACCAGTTTGAACACCTTAAGTGTCCTGCCTGAGCTTTATCGCGCCGGGATCAAATCGGTCAAAATCGAAGGTCGTCAGCGCAGTCCTGCGTATGTGGAGCAAGTTGCACGGGTATGGCGTCAAGCGATTGATCGCTGTGTTGCAAACCCTGATGCGTTTGATATTGCACCGGATTGGGCGTATTCGCTCGATAGTCTTTCTGAAGGGGTGCAAACCAGTTTGGGTGCTTACCATCGCAAGTGGCAATAA
- a CDS encoding U32 family peptidase has translation MQFSLGPILYYWPKAEVEAFYQAAADSQADVIYLGETVCAKRRELKTKDWIGLARELAESGKQVVLSTMALIEAPSELSMLKRYCDNDDIRIEANDVSAVQFLSERRQPFVVGAAINCYNPQTLKQFVDLGMTRWVMPVELSRDWLVNMLNGCDALGIRDQFEVEVTGYGYLPLAYSARCFTARSENRAKDDCELCCLNYPNGRLTESQEGQAVFVLNGIQTQSGQCTNLINDLPSMQGLVDVVRLSPLSLDTLHWVDKFRANQAGNNPQPLNHDCNGYWHHLAGMTQVLG, from the coding sequence ATGCAATTTTCTCTCGGGCCGATCTTGTATTACTGGCCCAAGGCTGAGGTTGAAGCCTTTTATCAAGCGGCAGCAGACAGCCAAGCCGATGTGATTTATCTCGGTGAAACCGTCTGTGCCAAGCGACGAGAGCTGAAGACCAAAGACTGGATCGGGCTCGCGCGTGAGCTGGCTGAGTCTGGTAAACAAGTGGTGCTCTCGACCATGGCGCTGATTGAAGCGCCCTCAGAGCTGAGCATGCTAAAACGCTACTGTGATAATGATGATATTCGCATTGAAGCGAATGACGTGAGTGCGGTGCAGTTTTTAAGTGAGCGTCGGCAGCCCTTTGTGGTGGGGGCCGCTATCAACTGCTATAACCCACAAACATTAAAGCAATTTGTCGACCTGGGTATGACACGCTGGGTGATGCCGGTGGAGCTTTCGCGCGATTGGTTGGTGAATATGTTGAACGGCTGCGATGCACTGGGTATTCGCGATCAGTTTGAGGTGGAGGTAACTGGCTATGGTTACTTACCACTGGCTTATTCGGCACGCTGTTTTACTGCGCGCTCAGAAAATCGTGCCAAAGATGACTGCGAGCTGTGCTGCCTCAACTACCCCAATGGACGGTTAACGGAATCACAAGAGGGTCAAGCGGTATTTGTGCTGAACGGCATTCAAACCCAGTCTGGGCAGTGCACGAATCTCATTAACGATTTACCGTCGATGCAAGGGCTGGTGGATGTGGTGCGGTTAAGTCCACTGTCGCTTGACACCTTGCACTGGGTAGACAAATTCCGTGCTAACCAAGCAGGCAATAACCCGCAACCGCTCAACCACGATTGCAACGGCTATTGGCACCACTTGGCAGGCATGACACAAGTTCTAGGCTAA
- a CDS encoding anaerobic C4-dicarboxylate transporter, translating to MLYLEFLFLLLMLYIGSRYGGIGLGVVSGIGLVIEVFIFQMPPTSPPVTVMLIILAVVTCASILEAAGGLKYMLQVAERLLRKNPKRVTLIAPFVTYAMTFMLGTGHAVYSIMPIIGDVALKNGIRPERPMAAASVASQIAITASPISAAVVYYLAQLADIQHDITLVSILLVTVPATLFGTLLMSLYSLRRGKELDDDPDYQARLQDPEWRERIENTTATSLDEVLPRSARNAVLLFISAIVTIVIIAMWPEIRTVAGASKAISMSVVIQMMMLCFGGIILLATKTDPRNVPNGVVFKSGMVAAIAIFGIAWMSDTYFQYAMPQFKSGIVEMVTQYPWSFALALFIVSVVVNSQAATARMMLPVGLGLGLEPALLIGIMPAVYGYFFIPNYPSDIATVNFDASGTTKIGKWYFNHSFMAVGLIGVVSACALGYVLGQIFIA from the coding sequence ATGTTGTATTTAGAGTTCTTGTTCTTACTGCTAATGCTGTACATCGGCTCCCGATACGGGGGTATTGGTCTGGGCGTGGTTTCAGGGATTGGCTTGGTCATCGAAGTGTTTATCTTCCAGATGCCGCCAACGTCACCGCCCGTGACCGTAATGCTGATTATTCTTGCGGTCGTCACCTGCGCCTCTATCTTGGAAGCGGCTGGTGGCCTCAAGTATATGCTGCAAGTGGCCGAGCGATTATTGCGTAAAAATCCAAAACGCGTCACCTTGATAGCACCGTTTGTCACTTATGCCATGACCTTTATGCTTGGTACCGGTCACGCGGTGTATTCCATTATGCCGATTATCGGTGATGTCGCGCTGAAAAATGGTATTCGTCCGGAACGCCCAATGGCGGCGGCGTCGGTTGCCTCTCAAATCGCGATTACGGCCTCGCCGATTTCTGCTGCGGTGGTGTATTACCTTGCACAGCTTGCCGATATTCAACATGACATTACGTTAGTCTCGATTTTGTTGGTGACTGTCCCTGCCACCTTGTTTGGTACCTTGCTGATGTCTCTGTACAGCTTGCGACGCGGAAAAGAGCTGGATGACGATCCGGATTACCAAGCGCGCTTACAAGACCCAGAATGGCGCGAGCGTATCGAAAATACCACCGCGACCTCGTTAGATGAGGTATTACCCCGTTCCGCGCGCAATGCGGTGTTATTGTTCATCAGTGCCATCGTTACCATTGTGATTATCGCGATGTGGCCAGAAATTCGCACGGTAGCAGGGGCGAGTAAGGCCATCAGCATGTCGGTGGTCATTCAAATGATGATGCTCTGCTTTGGCGGGATCATCTTACTGGCGACTAAAACGGATCCGCGTAATGTGCCGAATGGCGTGGTGTTTAAATCTGGGATGGTGGCGGCCATTGCTATCTTCGGGATTGCTTGGATGTCAGACACTTACTTCCAATACGCGATGCCGCAATTTAAGTCGGGAATTGTGGAGATGGTCACTCAATATCCGTGGTCTTTTGCACTTGCCTTGTTTATCGTGTCAGTAGTTGTTAACTCGCAAGCCGCGACCGCACGGATGATGTTGCCGGTGGGTCTTGGGTTAGGGCTCGAACCTGCGCTGCTTATCGGTATTATGCCGGCCGTGTATGGGTACTTCTTTATTCCCAACTATCCTTCAGATATTGCGACCGTGAATTTTGATGCATCCGGCACCACCAAAATTGGTAAATGGTATTTCAACCATTCATTTATGGCGGTCGGCTTAATTGGCGTGGTGAGCGCTTGTGCGCTCGGTTATGTATTAGGGCAGATTTTTATCGCCTAA